The Hippoglossus hippoglossus isolate fHipHip1 chromosome 16, fHipHip1.pri, whole genome shotgun sequence genomic sequence TTAAAGTATTCTTCCGGCTGATGCTATGATCACATTTAATCTGTATGTAATTTGAGACAAACAAAGATGCTGCTACTTGATACTTACTGAAAGTCGCCTTAGTGCTGATGTATCATTAGGAGAGCTACTGGTGAACCTTCAAACTCGACACTGTGAAAAGACAAGGTGAAAAGACAGTTGTTTACAGTCCGTCCTTGATAAAAGAACATCTGTGAAAGCACACATCAACTTATCCCTTATGTAAACATTAATGACGAACAACCCGTTCACATCATGTGACAGTTAGCACCCTAAGCCTGATGTTAAAACGGATTAGCTACATGTTAGCAGCAACTTAGACATAGGATGGTATTCAAGTGTGTGGAACAAAGGGCTGCTCTGTTTACTGACCACAGCTAACTGTAAGTTGGAGCTAACCCACCAGGCCTAATGACAGGGCTAGTGATGGACACAGCTAACGGTGCTGAGGTGAAGTCAACAGCTAACGACCTGATACTCACACCACTGGTGACAGCTACTTGTTTGGCTAAGGTTAGCTagctgctaaaaaaaacaacaaaacaaggcGTTTGTCGTTGGCGTTACAAATACAAGCCCCGGTCACAGAGCACAGAGGGGGGATTCTCCACCACAACAATGAGACCTGTTGTAGCTAACGCTAGCTAGGCTAGGGGGTAGCGCTCACTCCAGCAAATAGACGGAGTTCAAATGACGGCGTTAGCGTATTTTAGCATGGCAGCGAGGGGGGGGGCATCACAAACTGCGGACACGTACCGTGAGATTTCACCGAGCTGCGCTGCTCGACAGCCGCACTCCGTGTGACAGGGGCTAATCTCCGATGCTAATTCTCCCACTTCCACTGTTCGCtggcttttgttttcctccgCGAGAAAAGGAGCTGCGATAAAAACGACGGCGACGACGTGACGCTGCGCGATGACGCAGGTGTGACGTAAAACTCGTACGCCCTTTATGTTCTACGCATGACAGTTCACGCGTCTTCCTGTTCGCTCGTGGCTAGAGGACGTTGGTGTCACAGAGGTAAAGGGGCTCACAGCACAGTTTCCAGTTTTCTTCCAAGTCCGTGAAGCAGGAGCAGAAACAACATGTTCTCCCGCGCAGTGAGACCCACCGTCGGCTTGGCCCGGAGCTTGTCCACCTCGTCTCAGAACAACGCCAAGGTGGCGGTGCTAGGAGCGTCGGGCGGAATAGGCCAGCCGCTGTCCCTGCTGCTCAAGAACAGCCCCCTGGTGAGTCAGCTCTCCCTCTTTGATATCGCCCACACACCCGGGGTGGCCGCCGACCTCAGCCACATCGAGACCCGGGCCCAAGTCACCGGCCACATGGGTCCCGACCAGCTGGATGCTGCCCTGCAGGGCTGCGACGTCGTGGTGATCCCCGCCGGTGTGCCCAGGAAACCCGGCATGACCCGCGACGACCTCTTCAACACCAACGCCACCATCGTAGCCACCTTGGCCGACGCCTGCGCCCGCAACTGCCCCGAGGCCATCGTGTGCATTATCGCCAACCCCGTCAACTCCACCATCCCCATTACATCAGAGATCATGAAGAAGTATGGCGTCTACAACCCCAACAAGGTGTTTGGTGTCACCACCCTTGACATTGTCAGAGCGAACGCCTTCGTTGCAGAGCTTAAAGGCCTTGACCCGGCCCGTGTCAATGTACCAGTCATTGGAGGTCACGCAGGAGTGACCATCATCCCCCTGATCTCCCAGTGCACACCCAAAGTAGAGTTCCCCGCTGACCAGCTGTCTGCCCTGACAGCCAGGATCCAGGACGCTGGCACAGAGGTGGTGAAGGCCAAGGCTGGAGCTGGATCTGCCACCCTCTCCATGGCCTACGCAGGTGCCCGCTTCACCTTCTCCGTCCTGGATGCCATGAATGGAAAGGAAGGCGTTGTGGAGTGCGCCTATGTCAGATCCGAGGAGACTGAGTGCAAGTACTTCTCCACACCTCTCCTCCTGGGGAAGAACGGCATTGAGAAGAACCTTGGGCTGGGCAAGCTGTCCGCCTTCGAGGAGAAGCTGGTCGCCGACGCCATGGGCGAGCTGAAGGGTTCAATCAAGAAGGGCGAGGAATTTGTGGCTAACATGAAGTGAACCCCCCTGTTCACTTCATGTTGAACCCCCCTGTTCACTTCATTTAGTTAGTTAAGTttgttgaaaacaaacagcagctgtgatcCATAATGTGTACTGTCTTAACTTAAAAAGGCATCTGGGTAAATATCAAGATCTGTcacag encodes the following:
- the mdh2 gene encoding malate dehydrogenase, mitochondrial, which codes for MFSRAVRPTVGLARSLSTSSQNNAKVAVLGASGGIGQPLSLLLKNSPLVSQLSLFDIAHTPGVAADLSHIETRAQVTGHMGPDQLDAALQGCDVVVIPAGVPRKPGMTRDDLFNTNATIVATLADACARNCPEAIVCIIANPVNSTIPITSEIMKKYGVYNPNKVFGVTTLDIVRANAFVAELKGLDPARVNVPVIGGHAGVTIIPLISQCTPKVEFPADQLSALTARIQDAGTEVVKAKAGAGSATLSMAYAGARFTFSVLDAMNGKEGVVECAYVRSEETECKYFSTPLLLGKNGIEKNLGLGKLSAFEEKLVADAMGELKGSIKKGEEFVANMK